The Thalassotalea nanhaiensis genome has a window encoding:
- the tviB gene encoding Vi polysaccharide biosynthesis UDP-N-acetylglucosamine C-6 dehydrogenase TviB, whose protein sequence is MSFSLENSNIAVLGQGYVGLPLAVEFGKKFKTLGFDINQARIAELQSGTDSTLEVSAEELAESTHISYSANVDDLKACNIYIVTVPTPIDEHKKPDLTPLIKASQMLGKVVSAGDIIIYESTVYPGATEEVCLPEVEKVSGLTFNKDFFAGYSPERINPGDKEHRVINIKKVTSGSNDEIATFVDDLYKSIIIAGTHKASSIKVAEAAKVIENTQRDVNIALINELAIIFNKLNIDTLEVLEAAGTKWNFLPFRPGLVGGHCIGVDPYYLTHKAESAGYHPEMILAGRRLNDNMGSYVVSQLVKSMLKKGIQVKDANVLVMGLTFKENCPDLRNTKVVDIVSELKDYNMNVDILDPWCSSTEAEHEYGLSTIKDAESEKYDAVILAVAHNEFKVMGAEAIKALGKSDSVIYDLKYVLPKESVDIRL, encoded by the coding sequence ATGAGTTTTTCATTAGAAAATTCAAACATCGCAGTGCTTGGCCAAGGCTATGTTGGCCTGCCATTAGCGGTAGAATTCGGAAAAAAATTTAAAACATTAGGTTTTGATATCAACCAAGCAAGAATTGCTGAACTCCAATCAGGTACAGATTCAACACTCGAGGTGAGCGCTGAAGAATTGGCCGAATCTACGCATATTTCCTATTCTGCCAATGTAGATGATTTAAAAGCCTGCAATATTTATATTGTTACCGTACCTACGCCAATTGATGAACATAAAAAACCCGATTTAACCCCACTTATTAAAGCAAGTCAAATGCTAGGTAAAGTGGTTAGTGCCGGTGATATTATCATTTATGAATCTACCGTATACCCAGGTGCAACCGAAGAAGTTTGTTTACCAGAAGTTGAAAAAGTTTCTGGTTTAACCTTCAACAAAGATTTCTTTGCTGGTTATTCACCTGAGCGTATTAATCCTGGGGATAAAGAACACCGTGTTATCAACATTAAAAAGGTCACATCAGGATCAAACGATGAAATTGCCACGTTTGTAGATGACTTATATAAAAGCATCATCATTGCCGGCACCCACAAAGCATCAAGCATTAAAGTGGCAGAGGCGGCAAAGGTCATCGAAAATACCCAACGTGATGTTAACATTGCCTTAATCAATGAACTTGCCATCATCTTTAATAAATTAAACATTGATACATTAGAAGTTCTAGAAGCAGCTGGTACGAAATGGAACTTCTTACCGTTCCGTCCTGGTCTTGTTGGTGGACATTGTATCGGAGTTGATCCGTACTACTTAACTCACAAAGCTGAATCTGCGGGTTATCATCCTGAAATGATCTTAGCGGGTCGTCGCTTAAACGATAACATGGGTAGCTATGTTGTTTCTCAGCTTGTTAAAAGCATGCTTAAAAAAGGCATTCAAGTGAAAGATGCCAATGTTTTAGTTATGGGCTTAACCTTTAAAGAGAATTGTCCTGATTTACGAAACACCAAAGTTGTTGATATCGTGTCGGAACTAAAAGATTACAACATGAATGTTGATATCTTAGATCCTTGGTGTTCATCAACGGAAGCCGAACACGAATATGGTTTATCTACGATCAAAGATGCTGAGAGCGAAAAATATGATGCCGTAATTTTAGCGGTCGCTCATAATGAATTTAAAGTTATGGGCGCAGAAGCTATTAAAGCATTAGGTAAATCAGATAGCGTCATTTACGATTTGAAGTACGTACTTCCAAAAGAGTCTGTAGACATAAGACTTTAA
- a CDS encoding acyltransferase family protein yields the protein MKRLELLDYGRFFAAIMVVVFHYTLSGITNGKIFSISQTPMLIEITKYGYLGVELFFMISGYVIFFSAKDRTASEFAIGRVIRLYPSYWFAVLFTSAFAAFWGGNIMSVSPVQILVNFSMVQSLFGVAHIDGVYWTLIYELIFYFAVFLLLLLGLQRYLRVIFICWPILFCIAYVFDIGSLPYVGNYFYYFSAGTIFALLADRFSWRACLSLIIVFVFCIVFSTGKVDSLSASKGVQYSSFTIALIVSSFFMFFVYQNSQKGKSLKLPMSKLAGALTYPIYLIHAHFGFMFLNKFATNNNKILMYILTFLIVLLVSAFMHLVIERRLYQVWKYLFVTLIGKPIQAVQNILLKLKNTTNNLCLVFGAAVKDFLTP from the coding sequence ATGAAAAGATTAGAACTGTTAGATTACGGAAGATTTTTCGCAGCTATTATGGTTGTTGTATTTCACTATACACTTAGTGGGATAACGAATGGAAAAATTTTTTCAATAAGTCAAACCCCTATGTTAATTGAAATAACTAAATACGGTTATCTTGGTGTAGAATTATTTTTTATGATTAGCGGTTACGTTATTTTTTTTTCCGCTAAAGATAGAACTGCATCAGAATTTGCGATAGGTCGTGTCATAAGACTTTATCCCTCCTATTGGTTTGCTGTACTGTTCACGTCAGCTTTCGCAGCTTTTTGGGGAGGAAACATAATGTCAGTGTCACCTGTTCAAATTCTTGTTAACTTCTCAATGGTACAATCCTTATTTGGGGTGGCTCATATTGACGGAGTTTACTGGACATTAATCTACGAATTAATATTTTACTTTGCTGTATTTTTATTGTTACTCCTTGGTCTTCAAAGATATTTAAGGGTGATTTTCATTTGTTGGCCTATTTTATTTTGTATAGCGTATGTGTTTGATATAGGTTCTTTACCTTATGTAGGTAATTATTTTTATTATTTTTCTGCTGGAACTATTTTTGCTTTACTAGCTGATAGATTTAGTTGGCGAGCTTGCTTGAGCCTAATCATCGTGTTTGTATTTTGCATAGTATTTTCGACAGGAAAAGTTGATTCACTGTCTGCATCCAAGGGAGTACAATATTCTTCGTTCACCATTGCTTTAATTGTTAGTTCGTTTTTCATGTTTTTTGTTTATCAAAACAGCCAAAAAGGAAAGTCACTGAAACTTCCAATGTCTAAGCTAGCAGGTGCATTAACATATCCGATATATTTAATACATGCGCATTTTGGTTTCATGTTTCTTAATAAATTTGCGACAAATAACAATAAAATACTCATGTACATATTAACTTTTTTAATTGTACTTTTAGTTTCAGCTTTTATGCATTTAGTAATTGAAAGGCGCCTTTACCAAGTATGGAAGTATTTGTTTGTAACATTAATTGGTAAGCCCATTCAGGCTGTTCAAAATATTTTATTGAAACTTAAAAACACTACTAATAATTTATGTCTTGTTTTTGGTGCTGCTGTAAAGGATTTTTTGACTCCGTAA
- a CDS encoding polysaccharide export protein, protein MNTFKHLTSSLLLLTLTACTIPGGHIEGVSVNDQEELSEDEQFDITDQVNTILITPTVLGSIKGTEPTASQNPALEKQLANYSYTVDIGDVLNIIVYDHPELTIPAGQFRDPEQMGNLVDAQGNIFFPFIGQLHVAGNSVATIREALTLKLRRYLEDPQIDVKVAAYRSKRTYVTGAVMQPTVMPIGNVPVTLLDAINGAGGIKDDADWRSVILTRDSKDERLDLYALYQKGDMSQNRLLKHNDIIHVPRNDATKVFVMGEVKRAATLPIHRSGLTLAEALGNVGGFNEMTADASGIFILRASTDENKIADVYQLDASNAAALILATQFQLKPLDLVYVTSAPIARWNKVISLLLPTVRGLDDLNDLEQDLN, encoded by the coding sequence ATGAATACATTCAAACATTTAACCAGCTCTCTACTCTTGCTTACCCTAACGGCCTGTACCATCCCTGGTGGTCACATTGAAGGTGTTAGCGTGAACGATCAAGAGGAGCTAAGCGAAGATGAGCAATTTGATATTACCGATCAAGTCAATACCATTTTAATCACGCCAACCGTACTGGGCAGCATCAAAGGCACAGAGCCAACGGCAAGCCAAAATCCGGCCTTAGAAAAACAACTCGCCAATTATTCCTATACCGTCGACATTGGTGATGTATTAAATATTATTGTTTACGATCACCCTGAATTAACTATCCCTGCCGGTCAATTTCGTGATCCAGAGCAAATGGGTAACTTAGTTGATGCTCAGGGTAATATCTTTTTCCCGTTTATTGGCCAATTGCATGTTGCGGGCAACAGTGTCGCCACCATTCGTGAAGCGTTAACGTTAAAGCTGCGCAGATACCTTGAAGATCCCCAAATTGATGTGAAAGTGGCCGCGTATCGCTCTAAGCGTACGTACGTGACGGGCGCAGTCATGCAACCTACGGTTATGCCCATTGGTAATGTACCGGTAACGTTATTGGACGCCATTAATGGCGCAGGCGGCATAAAAGATGATGCGGATTGGCGCAGCGTGATTTTAACCCGAGATTCAAAAGATGAACGCTTGGACTTATATGCGTTGTATCAAAAAGGCGACATGAGCCAAAACCGTTTGCTGAAACACAATGACATCATTCATGTGCCAAGAAACGATGCGACAAAAGTGTTTGTGATGGGGGAGGTGAAACGCGCCGCCACGTTACCTATTCATCGCTCAGGCCTTACGTTAGCGGAAGCGCTGGGTAATGTGGGCGGCTTTAATGAAATGACTGCTGATGCCAGCGGGATCTTTATTTTACGTGCGAGCACCGATGAAAACAAAATCGCCGATGTGTATCAATTAGACGCATCCAATGCGGCGGCCTTAATATTGGCCACGCAATTCCAGTTAAAACCGCTTGATTTGGTCTATGTCACCAGTGCCCCTATTGCTCGTTGGAACAAGGTGATTTCATTACTCTTGCCAACCGTTCGTGGCTTGGATGATTTAAACGACCTTGAACAAGACTTGAATTAA
- the rfaH gene encoding transcription/translation regulatory transformer protein RfaH, producing the protein MSKTASRHWYLLTSKPREEHRAFDNLTSQGHDVFLPKISKVVKRQGVKSVSLVPLFPNYLFICLDTVDANFNAIRSTRGVGAFVKFGLHHATIQSSLIDAIKRDVEAKDGHNSLEQLLNYSAGERVEISDGPFKGLQAIYKTKDGLERSILLINMLGQDNDVAIENQFFDKINSL; encoded by the coding sequence ATGTCAAAAACCGCCAGCCGTCATTGGTACCTGTTAACTAGCAAGCCTAGAGAAGAGCATCGCGCGTTTGATAATTTAACGTCACAAGGCCATGACGTATTTTTACCGAAGATTTCTAAGGTAGTAAAACGACAGGGAGTTAAGTCGGTATCACTTGTCCCATTATTTCCTAATTATTTATTTATTTGCCTTGATACGGTTGATGCAAATTTCAATGCCATTCGTTCCACCCGAGGGGTTGGTGCGTTTGTAAAATTTGGCCTGCATCATGCCACGATACAGTCAAGTCTTATTGACGCGATTAAACGTGATGTGGAAGCGAAAGACGGGCACAACAGCCTGGAGCAGTTGCTTAATTATTCGGCTGGAGAACGTGTTGAAATAAGCGATGGTCCGTTTAAAGGCTTGCAAGCCATTTACAAAACCAAAGATGGTTTAGAGCGCAGCATCTTGTTAATAAACATGCTTGGCCAAGACAATGACGTTGCGATAGAAAATCAATTTTTTGATAAAATTAATTCTCTATAA
- a CDS encoding nucleotidyltransferase family protein, producing the protein MREVTQQSTSPNITEQTFIDMGMWLTHPNEHTAQQLETLLDEDARLPLITLVNTYWLGGALHNSLNASKVWHGLDPELQGYLAELGSFYHQRNEGIKHEAIFACQQLSEENIPVVILKGGASLFNGVFKTIGDRFMTDIDLLVPEHFHERANQVLMTYGYSPHVEGHEHTYDEHHHAPPLFRDGGYCSVELHRWALKRSESDVLSTDEIWQEASALVLTDTLTALHMSPSQQVVLSIAHSELSHKGYETEHIDWRQLLNVYAIATHYQEQIHWDDVFAHFKRCRKVGSLSATLCAAYKYFELTTPITNSDDKQAMRHVETCIKHYVDRQKPGRPFSYLQGVLNEYRKENMLMSYGGQGTFPVLSARMKLLKRHLLTAVNPKSLIRFIKKVFSS; encoded by the coding sequence ATGCGAGAAGTAACTCAGCAATCAACGTCGCCTAATATCACCGAGCAAACCTTTATTGATATGGGCATGTGGCTGACTCATCCAAATGAGCACACTGCGCAGCAGCTTGAAACCTTACTGGATGAAGATGCACGTTTGCCTTTGATCACGTTAGTTAATACGTACTGGTTAGGGGGCGCGCTGCATAACAGTTTAAACGCTAGCAAGGTTTGGCACGGATTGGATCCAGAGCTTCAAGGTTACTTAGCTGAGTTAGGATCATTTTATCATCAACGCAATGAAGGCATTAAACATGAAGCCATTTTTGCGTGTCAGCAATTAAGCGAGGAAAATATTCCCGTTGTTATTTTAAAAGGGGGGGCCAGTTTATTTAATGGCGTTTTCAAAACGATTGGTGATCGGTTCATGACCGATATCGATTTATTGGTTCCAGAGCATTTCCACGAACGCGCTAACCAGGTATTAATGACGTACGGATATTCGCCTCATGTTGAAGGGCATGAGCACACTTACGACGAACATCACCATGCACCGCCACTGTTTCGTGACGGTGGTTATTGCAGTGTAGAACTTCATCGCTGGGCATTAAAAAGATCGGAAAGCGATGTGTTATCAACCGATGAGATCTGGCAAGAAGCATCCGCACTTGTATTGACCGACACACTTACTGCATTGCATATGTCACCAAGCCAGCAAGTGGTGTTATCAATTGCCCACAGCGAACTGTCGCATAAAGGGTATGAAACAGAGCATATTGATTGGCGCCAACTGTTAAATGTGTACGCTATTGCCACTCATTATCAAGAGCAGATCCACTGGGATGATGTGTTCGCCCACTTTAAACGATGTCGAAAGGTAGGCTCGTTATCCGCAACGTTATGCGCCGCCTATAAATACTTCGAACTAACAACCCCCATCACCAATTCAGATGATAAACAGGCTATGCGTCATGTTGAAACGTGTATAAAACACTATGTAGATAGGCAAAAGCCTGGCAGACCATTTAGTTATTTACAGGGGGTTTTAAACGAATACAGGAAAGAGAACATGTTGATGAGTTATGGCGGTCAAGGAACGTTTCCTGTTTTATCGGCTCGAATGAAGCTTTTAAAACGGCATTTACTCACAGCAGTCAATCCTAAATCGTTAATTCGCTTTATTAAAAAAGTCTTTTCCTCATAA
- a CDS encoding polysaccharide biosynthesis tyrosine autokinase, translating to MSQEVEKSIEFLNSELPKIDGKQIAAEEQLNKYRLDNDSVDLTLETESVLEQLVEIDTKIHELSFLEVDIAQKYTKEHPRYVSLLAKKRDLEAQKAQLNQNVKGLPKAQQQILRMARDVEVNQQIYLALLNKVQELNVVKASTVGNINIVDYAQVGRYPIKPKKSLIVVIITMLGGFLAVAFVILKAAFHRGVTNPSEFEDVGLTVYATIPLSEEHVKRTQKQKLREKVKSNTKKRQATELLAEVNSSDMAIEAIRSLRTSLHFAMLEAKNNVVMISGASPEVGKSFVSSNLAAVIAQAGQKVLLVDGDMRKGYLQKVFNTQWDNGLSDHLIGDITFEQTVKDTSTDNLHIVTRGQVPPNPSELLMSEHFTNFINKASADYDLVIIDTPPILAVTDTAIIGNQAGTTLMLARYDMSPLKEIITAANRFDLNGVEIKGLIFNAVEKRNSDYGYYNYDYK from the coding sequence ATGAGCCAGGAAGTGGAAAAGTCGATTGAATTTTTAAACAGCGAATTGCCCAAAATTGACGGTAAACAAATTGCCGCGGAAGAGCAGTTAAACAAATATCGTTTAGACAACGACTCGGTTGATCTGACCTTAGAAACCGAATCCGTGCTTGAGCAGCTGGTTGAAATTGATACAAAAATTCACGAATTGTCCTTTTTAGAAGTCGACATTGCGCAAAAGTACACCAAAGAACACCCAAGGTACGTATCGCTCTTAGCCAAAAAACGTGATCTGGAAGCCCAAAAAGCTCAATTAAACCAAAACGTGAAAGGGTTACCGAAAGCACAACAGCAAATTTTGCGTATGGCGCGCGACGTGGAAGTGAATCAACAAATCTATTTAGCCCTACTGAATAAAGTGCAAGAGCTGAACGTGGTGAAGGCCTCTACTGTCGGCAACATCAACATTGTCGATTATGCCCAAGTTGGCCGATACCCAATTAAACCCAAGAAATCATTGATCGTGGTTATCATTACCATGCTAGGCGGCTTCTTAGCGGTGGCGTTTGTGATCCTTAAGGCAGCGTTTCATCGTGGCGTGACCAACCCGTCTGAGTTTGAAGACGTTGGCCTCACGGTATATGCCACCATTCCATTATCAGAAGAGCATGTAAAGCGCACGCAAAAACAAAAGCTGCGTGAAAAAGTGAAATCCAACACAAAGAAAAGGCAAGCCACCGAGCTGCTTGCTGAGGTCAATTCAAGTGATATGGCCATTGAAGCCATTCGCAGCTTAAGAACAAGCTTACACTTTGCGATGTTGGAAGCGAAAAACAATGTGGTGATGATCTCTGGCGCGAGCCCTGAGGTGGGTAAATCCTTCGTATCATCAAACCTTGCCGCTGTCATTGCGCAAGCGGGTCAAAAAGTCTTGCTGGTCGATGGTGATATGCGCAAAGGCTATCTGCAAAAAGTATTCAATACACAATGGGACAATGGGTTATCCGATCACTTAATTGGTGACATAACCTTCGAGCAAACCGTTAAAGACACCAGCACTGACAATTTGCACATAGTCACACGCGGGCAGGTACCACCAAATCCTAGCGAGCTGTTAATGAGTGAGCACTTTACGAATTTCATCAACAAAGCATCCGCTGATTATGACTTAGTGATCATCGATACGCCGCCAATTTTAGCGGTCACCGATACCGCGATTATCGGTAACCAAGCCGGCACCACATTAATGCTGGCCCGATACGACATGAGCCCGTTAAAAGAGATCATTACCGCGGCAAATCGATTCGATTTAAACGGCGTTGAGATCAAAGGCCTCATATTTAACGCCGTTGAAAAACGCAACAGCGATTACGGCTATTACAATTACGACTATAAGTAG
- a CDS encoding NAD-dependent epimerase/dehydratase family protein — MTKYEQIKKDLLVNPKTWLVTGVAGFIGSNLLEHLLKLNQTVIGLDNFATGHQHNLDEVEGEVTAEQWARFTFYEGDIRSLDACKQTVSGADYVLHQAALGSVPRSINDPATTNDVNISGFLNMLIAARDEKVESFTYAASSSTYGDHPALPKVEENIGNPLSPYAVTKYVNELYADVFAKTYDFNTVGLRYFNVFGKRQDPNGAYAAVIPKWTAAMIEGEEVFVNGDGETSRDFCFIENVVQMNILASIADKEAKNNVFNVAVGDRTTLNTLYDSIQNALNSNCIVCDSKPTYRDFRAGDVRHSQADITKAKTLLGFEPQFRIQEGIDKAMPWYIKFLNEKS, encoded by the coding sequence ATGACTAAATACGAACAAATAAAAAAAGACCTACTAGTTAATCCTAAAACTTGGCTTGTAACAGGTGTTGCCGGTTTCATTGGCTCAAATCTTTTAGAACATCTATTAAAACTAAATCAAACTGTTATAGGCCTAGACAATTTCGCTACAGGTCATCAACATAACCTTGATGAAGTAGAAGGTGAAGTAACTGCTGAGCAATGGGCTCGCTTCACTTTTTATGAAGGTGATATCCGAAGCCTTGATGCTTGTAAACAAACTGTATCAGGTGCTGATTATGTCCTTCATCAAGCAGCACTTGGTTCTGTGCCGCGCTCTATTAACGATCCTGCTACCACTAATGATGTAAATATTTCAGGTTTCTTAAATATGCTTATCGCTGCCCGTGATGAGAAAGTTGAAAGCTTTACCTACGCAGCATCTAGTTCTACCTATGGTGATCATCCTGCACTTCCAAAAGTAGAAGAAAACATCGGCAACCCGTTATCACCTTATGCTGTAACAAAGTACGTTAATGAGTTATACGCGGATGTATTTGCAAAAACCTATGATTTTAACACCGTTGGTTTACGTTACTTTAATGTTTTTGGTAAGCGTCAGGATCCAAACGGTGCATATGCGGCTGTTATACCAAAATGGACTGCTGCAATGATCGAAGGCGAAGAAGTGTTTGTTAACGGAGATGGTGAAACGAGTCGAGATTTTTGTTTTATTGAAAACGTTGTGCAAATGAATATTCTAGCGTCTATTGCAGATAAAGAAGCTAAAAATAATGTATTTAATGTAGCTGTCGGCGATAGAACAACCCTGAATACATTGTATGATAGTATCCAAAATGCTCTCAACAGCAATTGTATTGTTTGCGATTCAAAACCTACTTACAGAGATTTTAGAGCAGGAGATGTGAGACATTCTCAAGCTGACATAACAAAAGCTAAAACATTACTTGGGTTTGAGCCACAGTTTAGAATTCAAGAAGGAATTGATAAAGCAATGCCTTGGTACATTAAGTTTCTAAATGAGAAATCATAA
- a CDS encoding polysaccharide biosynthesis tyrosine autokinase, protein MTEQIKKSRLSANNDEQASDDIDFARYFNLLLESKFLIVTVTGIFALVGIVFALLQTPIYKADALVQIEQKASGVPGLGDMEELFGAESKAITEIELLKSRKVLGDAVDHLKLDIVATPKYLGKLGQYYDRTHNATSFNNPLIASLFSDSYAWGGEDITVRQLKVADRYLGHYFELFLEANNRFSLYSGEQKLLSGSTNEVAKSANNDIQLLVTNLVGEPGTAFVVSKLYRADAIANLQHSLQVAEKGKQSGILTLALEGPNRRKAERTLNAIADAFLLQNVKRMSQEVEKSIEFLNSELPKIDGKQIAAEEQLNKYRLDNDSVDLTLETESVLEQLVEIETKIHELSFLEVDIAQKYTKEHPRYVSLLAKKRDLEAQKAQLNQNVKGLPKAQQQILRMARDVEVNQQIYLALLNKVQELNVVKASTVGNINIVDYAQVGRYPIKPKKSLIVVIITMLGGFLAVAFVILKAAFHRGVTNPSEFEDVGLTVYATIPLSEEHVKRTQKQKLREKVKSNTKKRQATELLAEVNSSDMAIEAIRSLRTSLHFAMLEAKNNVVMISGASPEVGKSFVSSNLAAVIAQAGQKVLLVDGDMRKGYLQKVFNTQWDNGLSDHLIGDITFEQTVKDTSTDNLHIVTRGQVPPNPSELLMSEHFTNFINKASADYDLVIIDTPPILAVTDAAIIGNQAGTTLMLARYDMSPLKEIITAANRFDLNGVEIKGLIFNAVEKRNSDYGYYNYGYDYK, encoded by the coding sequence ATGACTGAACAGATCAAAAAATCGCGATTAAGCGCCAACAACGACGAACAAGCAAGTGATGATATCGATTTTGCTCGATATTTTAACCTGCTCCTTGAGAGCAAGTTTTTGATCGTAACCGTAACCGGCATTTTTGCGCTGGTTGGGATCGTCTTTGCCTTATTACAAACGCCCATTTATAAAGCCGATGCGTTGGTTCAAATTGAACAAAAAGCCTCTGGTGTTCCCGGTCTTGGTGATATGGAAGAGTTATTTGGCGCTGAAAGTAAGGCCATCACTGAAATCGAATTGTTGAAATCGCGTAAAGTACTGGGCGATGCCGTCGATCATTTAAAATTAGACATTGTCGCCACGCCGAAATACCTCGGAAAGCTTGGTCAATATTACGATCGTACGCATAACGCAACTTCATTCAACAACCCACTCATCGCGTCGTTATTTTCAGACTCATATGCCTGGGGCGGCGAAGACATTACGGTTCGTCAATTAAAGGTTGCGGATCGGTATTTAGGCCATTACTTTGAGCTGTTCCTAGAAGCCAATAACCGCTTCTCATTGTATTCGGGTGAGCAAAAACTGCTCAGCGGTAGTACTAATGAAGTGGCCAAGAGTGCAAATAACGACATTCAACTGTTAGTGACCAACCTGGTAGGCGAACCGGGCACGGCGTTTGTGGTGAGTAAATTATATCGTGCAGATGCCATTGCCAATTTGCAACACAGCTTGCAAGTAGCCGAAAAAGGCAAACAGTCAGGGATTTTAACCCTGGCGCTTGAAGGCCCGAACCGACGCAAGGCAGAGCGCACTTTAAACGCCATTGCGGATGCCTTCTTACTGCAAAATGTCAAACGCATGAGCCAGGAAGTTGAAAAGTCGATTGAATTTTTAAACAGTGAACTGCCCAAAATTGACGGCAAACAAATTGCCGCCGAAGAGCAGTTAAACAAATATCGTTTAGACAACGACTCGGTTGATCTGACCTTGGAAACCGAATCCGTGCTTGAGCAGCTGGTTGAAATTGAAACAAAAATTCACGAGTTATCCTTTTTAGAAGTCGATATTGCGCAAAAGTACACCAAAGAACACCCAAGGTACGTATCGCTTTTAGCCAAAAAACGTGATCTGGAAGCCCAAAAAGCACAACTAAACCAAAACGTGAAAGGGTTACCAAAAGCACAGCAGCAAATTTTGCGTATGGCGCGCGACGTGGAAGTGAATCAACAAATCTACTTAGCGCTACTAAACAAAGTACAAGAGCTGAACGTGGTAAAAGCCTCTACTGTCGGCAACATTAATATTGTTGATTACGCCCAAGTGGGTCGTTACCCGATTAAACCGAAGAAATCATTGATCGTAGTGATTATTACCATGCTGGGTGGGTTCTTAGCGGTGGCGTTTGTGATCCTTAAGGCTGCGTTTCATCGTGGCGTGACCAACCCGTCTGAGTTTGAAGACGTTGGCCTTACGGTATATGCCACCATTCCATTATCCGAAGAGCATGTAAAACGCACGCAAAAACAAAAGCTGCGTGAAAAAGTGAAATCCAACACAAAGAAAAGGCAAGCCACCGAGCTGCTTGCTGAGGTCAATTCAAGTGATATGGCCATAGAAGCCATTCGCAGCTTAAGAACAAGTTTACACTTTGCCATGCTGGAAGCAAAAAACAATGTGGTGATGATCTCTGGCGCAAGCCCTGAGGTGGGTAAATCCTTCGTATCATCCAACCTTGCCGCGGTCATTGCGCAAGCGGGTCAAAAAGTCTTGCTGGTCGATGGTGATATGCGCAAAGGCTATCTGCAAAAAGTATTCAATACACAATGGGACAATGGGTTATCCGATCACTTAATTGGTGACATCACCTTCGAGCAAACCGTTAAAGACACCAGCACTGACAATTTGCACATAGTCACACGAGGGCAGGTACCACCAAACCCTAGTGAGCTGTTAATGAGTGAGCATTTTACGAATTTCATCAACAAAGCATCCGCTGACTATGATTTAGTGATCATCGATACGCCGCCAATTTTAGCGGTGACCGATGCCGCGATTATCGGTAACCAAGCCGGCACCACATTAATGCTGGCCCGATACGACATGAGCCCGTTAAAAGAAATTATCACCGCGGCGAATCGATTCGATTTAAACGGCGTCGAGATCAAAGGCCTCATATTTAACGCCGTTGAAAAACGCAACAGCGATTACGGCTATTACAACTACGGGTACGACTACAAGTAG
- a CDS encoding arsenate reductase/protein-tyrosine-phosphatase family protein has protein sequence MFNKILTVCIGNICRSPSAERILMDLLPNKEISSAGIGALVDHGIEKHAAELLVNAGYNADDHNARQVNTDIINDADLILVMEKKHQHVLMQKFPSASGKIMLLGKWHNEEEIPDPYKKSQDVFNHTFVLIKKNAQAWADKIG, from the coding sequence ATGTTTAATAAAATTTTAACCGTGTGTATTGGCAATATATGTCGTAGCCCAAGTGCTGAGCGGATCTTAATGGACCTGTTACCAAACAAAGAGATCTCGTCTGCCGGGATTGGCGCACTGGTTGATCATGGTATTGAAAAACACGCGGCAGAGCTGTTGGTTAACGCCGGGTATAATGCGGACGATCATAACGCGCGCCAAGTGAACACCGACATTATTAACGACGCCGACTTAATCTTAGTGATGGAAAAAAAGCATCAACACGTACTGATGCAAAAGTTTCCATCGGCGTCTGGTAAAATAATGCTGCTGGGCAAATGGCATAATGAAGAAGAAATTCCAGATCCGTACAAGAAAAGCCAAGATGTGTTTAATCACACCTTTGTGTTGATCAAGAAAAATGCCCAAGCCTGGGCCGATAAAATTGGCTAA